GACCTTACGGACCTGGCGATGGAATCCCTCGATCGTATTGGTGGTGTAGATCAATTTTCGGATGGATTTATCGTATCGGAAATAGGTGGTCAGACGATCCCAGTTACGCCGCCAGGAGTCGATGACCACCGGATACTTTTCACCCCATTTATCCTGAAGTTCATCCATCCGCAATCCGGCAAGATCCAATGTGTCAGCCCGGTAGACAGGCTTTAGATCGCTCATAAACTCCTTTTGGTCCTTACTGGCCACATACTTTAAGCTATTCCGGATCTGGTGCACGATACAGGTCTGTACTTCGGTATCGGGAAAAACACCCTGTATTGCTTCTGAAAACCCTTTTAGGTTATCGATACAGGCAATTAAGATATCCTCTACACCTCGGTTCTGTAAGTCCGTCAGTACGCTCAGCCAAAAGTTAGCCCCCTCACTCTCCGAAACATACATCCCTAATAAATGCTTATGTCCGTTTCGGTCAACGCCAAGGATATTGTATACAGCCCGAGAAACAAAACGATGGTCTTCTTTCACCTTGTAGTGCATGGCATCCATCCAAACAATCGTATAAAGAGAATCCAGGCTTCGTGATTGCCATTCCCTGACCTGGGGAATAATCTTATCGGTAATCGAAGAAAGTGTACTGTGGCTGATATCCGTATCGTACATCTCCTTGATGTGGTTGGAAATATCCCGAAAACTCATACCCAAGCCATACATGCCTAAAATCTTCTTCTCTAGGCTCTCAGCTAAAATCGTCTCCCGTTTCTTAACGAGTTGGGGCTCGAAATTGGATCGACGATCACGGGGAGTATCGATATCGATCGTACCCTCAGAAGTCCGAATCTGCTTACTGGACTTGCCGTTACGCCGATTACCACCGGAGCGTTGGGCTTCGTCCATATGGCTCTCCATTTCAGCTTCCAACGCGGCTTCTAAAAATTTCTTCATTAAAGGAGCAAAAGCTCCGTTCTTGCCATAAAGTGATTCTCCGCTGCGTAACTGTTCCAGAGCTTTATCCTTCATGGACTCAAAATCAAAATCGCTTTCTTTAATACTCATAATTACTATGTCAAAAATAATACTTCTATTTATTAT
This Olivibacter sp. SDN3 DNA region includes the following protein-coding sequences:
- a CDS encoding IS256 family transposase, whose translation is MSIKESDFDFESMKDKALEQLRSGESLYGKNGAFAPLMKKFLEAALEAEMESHMDEAQRSGGNRRNGKSSKQIRTSEGTIDIDTPRDRRSNFEPQLVKKRETILAESLEKKILGMYGLGMSFRDISNHIKEMYDTDISHSTLSSITDKIIPQVREWQSRSLDSLYTIVWMDAMHYKVKEDHRFVSRAVYNILGVDRNGHKHLLGMYVSESEGANFWLSVLTDLQNRGVEDILIACIDNLKGFSEAIQGVFPDTEVQTCIVHQIRNSLKYVASKDQKEFMSDLKPVYRADTLDLAGLRMDELQDKWGEKYPVVIDSWRRNWDRLTTYFRYDKSIRKLIYTTNTIEGFHRQVRKVTKTKGAFTSDMALLKLIYLAHKNIKKKWTMPLANWGTTAQKLAIWFPGRMVLDLQ